Proteins encoded together in one Mycolicibacter minnesotensis window:
- a CDS encoding class I SAM-dependent methyltransferase has product MSTPAPRQPLNDVVTRFWSFAAPAYDAGFLQRWVYRPAQDELIAALRSRHPARVADIACGTGILADRIERELSPESVYGVDMSEGMLNEARERSPRVQWLTGPAEQLPFDDGALDAVVTSSAFHFFNQPAAVREFYRVLAPGGIAAVTAMSPRLPDPIKQLSGIAWNPAKQPTPREMSTLFTDAGFTVAEQHRVARPAWTLVVSDLITVGVKN; this is encoded by the coding sequence ATGTCCACTCCGGCTCCTCGCCAACCGCTCAATGACGTCGTCACCCGGTTTTGGAGCTTTGCCGCGCCGGCCTACGACGCCGGCTTTCTGCAGCGGTGGGTCTATCGGCCCGCCCAGGACGAATTGATCGCCGCGCTGCGGTCCCGCCATCCGGCCCGGGTGGCGGACATCGCCTGCGGAACGGGCATCCTGGCCGACCGCATCGAACGCGAACTGTCCCCCGAGTCGGTCTATGGGGTGGATATGTCCGAGGGCATGCTCAACGAGGCCCGCGAGCGCTCGCCGCGGGTGCAGTGGTTGACCGGCCCCGCCGAACAGCTGCCGTTCGACGACGGTGCGCTGGATGCGGTGGTCACCAGCTCGGCATTCCACTTCTTCAACCAACCGGCCGCGGTCCGGGAGTTCTATCGGGTGCTGGCGCCGGGCGGCATCGCGGCAGTCACCGCGATGAGCCCCCGTCTACCCGATCCGATCAAGCAGCTGTCGGGGATCGCGTGGAATCCGGCGAAGCAGCCCACGCCCCGGGAGATGAGCACGCTGTTCACCGACGCCGGCTTCACCGTGGCCGAGCAGCATCGGGTCGCGCGTCCGGCCTGGACACTGGTGGTGTCGGACCTGATCACGGTGGGCGTCAAGAACTAG
- a CDS encoding TetR/AcrR family transcriptional regulator, which translates to MPSPPRRRNLRGHGALLRDEILAAAVRVIDGADSEAEVSLRRIAREAGIAAPSVYAHFDDLERVLEAVAESSWVQVSDEIADHVQQADDPRERVLIGCRVYVSFAQRHPLRYALMTQDSHASPAARRALAIVTRGLLACRGEEPDSEADPHSDRIAAALSVAVHGVAMTHRSDAPNLWLSDFSTDDVISTLVDGATLMLAETERV; encoded by the coding sequence GTGCCAAGTCCCCCACGTCGGCGCAACCTTCGAGGTCACGGCGCGCTACTGCGCGACGAGATTCTGGCTGCTGCCGTGCGGGTCATCGACGGAGCGGACAGCGAGGCCGAAGTCTCCCTGCGCCGCATCGCCCGGGAGGCGGGCATCGCCGCGCCATCGGTATATGCCCACTTCGATGACCTGGAGCGCGTGCTCGAGGCGGTCGCCGAGTCGAGTTGGGTCCAAGTCTCCGACGAGATCGCCGACCATGTGCAGCAGGCCGACGACCCTCGCGAGCGGGTGCTCATCGGCTGCCGGGTGTATGTGTCGTTCGCGCAGCGCCATCCCTTGCGCTATGCCCTGATGACCCAGGACAGTCACGCCTCGCCGGCCGCTCGGCGGGCACTGGCCATCGTGACCAGGGGATTGCTGGCGTGCCGGGGCGAGGAGCCGGATTCGGAGGCCGACCCTCATTCTGATCGGATCGCCGCGGCGTTGTCGGTGGCGGTGCACGGTGTCGCAATGACGCACCGCAGTGACGCCCCGAATCTGTGGCTCAGCGACTTCAGTACCGATGACGTGATCAGCACGCTGGTCGACGGCGCAACGCTGATGCTGGCCGAGACCGAACGCGTCTGA
- a CDS encoding maleylpyruvate isomerase family mycothiol-dependent enzyme produces the protein MLDDIYRSARGRISTLAAELTDEQLATPVPATPGWSVHDVLAHLTGGAADVLAQRLDGAPGEYWTARHVAERRHRPVDALLAEWESAAPAVEASLPERFAGPNLAADAICHEGDVREALGLPQIDREHWQPFLDVLGYLPARRLADTHTLLISDELGHEWRCGSGESVTELRAAGYELLRGLFSRRSRSQIAGWDWSPEPSAHLVDSFGVFGHRDDDQPIPAC, from the coding sequence ATGCTTGACGACATCTATCGGTCCGCCCGCGGCAGGATCAGCACACTGGCCGCCGAACTCACCGACGAACAGCTGGCCACCCCGGTTCCCGCCACCCCTGGGTGGTCGGTGCACGACGTCTTGGCCCATCTGACCGGCGGCGCCGCCGATGTCTTGGCCCAGCGACTCGATGGAGCACCAGGTGAATACTGGACCGCGCGGCACGTCGCGGAACGTCGTCACCGCCCGGTCGACGCACTGCTCGCCGAGTGGGAGAGCGCGGCGCCGGCGGTCGAGGCGAGCCTGCCGGAGCGGTTCGCTGGGCCGAACCTCGCCGCGGACGCGATCTGCCATGAGGGGGACGTGCGGGAGGCGCTCGGACTGCCGCAGATTGACCGCGAGCACTGGCAGCCATTCCTGGACGTCCTGGGTTACCTGCCAGCCCGACGCCTGGCGGACACCCATACCCTGCTGATCAGCGACGAGCTGGGGCACGAGTGGCGCTGCGGTTCAGGTGAATCCGTCACCGAATTGCGGGCCGCGGGCTACGAGCTGCTGCGGGGGCTGTTCAGCCGGCGCTCCCGCAGTCAGATCGCCGGCTGGGACTGGTCCCCCGAACCGTCGGCGCACCTGGTCGACAGCTTCGGAGTCTTCGGCCACCGCGACGACGATCAGCCGATTCCGGCCTGCTGA
- a CDS encoding MMPL family transporter: MVWKRLSAAVTGRRSWLVALVPILIAVALMVLSNADGDATRSPESLPPSAESARVAAALSTFAGGQQATMLMVTTRTDRAPLSADDLAAVTQARDRLSRVPEVLTGSPSPVAASTDEQAALVAIPLNPELSGFALTDAVKALRSAAVDGLPSSLSAQITGGPAFGADIADAFTGANVTLLAVTALVVALLLIVTYRSPVLWLVPLTVIAFADRVATVVGSDVARAAGVTFDGSTAGITSVLVFGAGTNYALLLISRYREELRTSPDHRSALRRAVAAAAPAILASNATVVLALLTLILAVTPSTRSLGICASCGLVVAAAFVLLLLPPLLALFGRKVFWPFIPRAADAPAPPAGAWHRVADAVARRPALVCTAAVAVLAVAATGLLGAGIGLSQTEQFRLRADSVIGFDTLAEHFPGGAAGPTVVIGPTARSQQLKRAITTVPGVVSVAQTGLSETGRTMWSVVIDAAPATDQAFTIVAGLRDSTQQVDPRALVGGPDAQALDVRDAAVRDRSLLIPLILLVVLTVLFVLLRAVLAPPVLVAATVLSAVAALGLGCWASVHVFGFPALDNSTPLLAFLFLVALGVDYTIFLVTRAREETPDHGTRDGMVRAVSATGGVITSAGIVLASVFCVLGVLPLIVLTQLGIIVGLGILLDTFVVRTLVIPALFALIGDRIWWPSIPGAADGALPDHRSPAHPARMTEDR, encoded by the coding sequence ATGGTCTGGAAGCGATTGTCCGCCGCCGTCACGGGCCGCCGATCCTGGCTCGTAGCCCTGGTGCCGATCCTGATCGCAGTCGCGCTGATGGTGCTCAGCAACGCCGACGGCGACGCCACCCGATCCCCCGAGTCGCTGCCGCCCAGCGCGGAGTCCGCCCGCGTTGCCGCTGCACTGTCCACCTTTGCCGGCGGGCAGCAGGCGACCATGCTGATGGTCACCACCCGCACCGACCGGGCGCCGCTGAGTGCGGATGACCTCGCGGCGGTCACCCAGGCCCGCGACCGGCTGTCCCGGGTGCCCGAGGTGCTCACCGGCTCGCCCTCGCCGGTGGCGGCCTCGACCGATGAGCAGGCGGCGCTGGTAGCAATACCGCTTAACCCGGAGTTGTCCGGCTTCGCGCTCACCGATGCGGTCAAGGCCCTACGGTCCGCCGCCGTCGACGGTCTGCCTTCTTCGCTATCGGCCCAGATCACCGGCGGGCCGGCCTTCGGCGCCGACATCGCCGACGCCTTCACCGGCGCCAACGTGACTTTGCTTGCGGTCACCGCACTGGTGGTGGCGTTGTTGTTGATCGTCACCTATCGATCCCCGGTGTTGTGGCTGGTGCCGCTGACGGTGATCGCGTTCGCCGATCGCGTAGCCACCGTGGTGGGTTCCGATGTCGCGCGCGCTGCGGGGGTCACCTTCGATGGTTCCACTGCGGGCATCACCAGCGTCCTGGTCTTCGGGGCCGGGACGAACTATGCGCTGCTGCTGATCTCGCGCTACCGCGAGGAGCTGCGCACCAGCCCCGATCATCGCAGCGCCCTGCGCCGCGCAGTGGCCGCCGCCGCGCCGGCGATACTTGCCAGCAACGCCACCGTGGTGCTGGCGCTGCTCACGTTGATCCTGGCGGTCACCCCGAGCACCCGCAGTCTCGGTATCTGCGCCAGCTGCGGGTTGGTGGTGGCCGCCGCATTCGTGTTGCTGCTCTTGCCGCCGCTGTTGGCATTGTTCGGCCGGAAGGTGTTCTGGCCGTTCATTCCGCGCGCCGCGGATGCCCCGGCGCCGCCGGCCGGCGCCTGGCACCGTGTCGCCGATGCGGTCGCGCGCCGCCCGGCCCTGGTGTGCACCGCGGCGGTCGCTGTCCTCGCGGTGGCGGCCACCGGCCTGCTGGGTGCCGGAATCGGGTTGTCGCAGACCGAGCAGTTCCGGTTGCGGGCCGACTCGGTGATCGGATTCGACACCTTGGCGGAACACTTTCCCGGCGGCGCCGCGGGTCCGACCGTCGTGATCGGCCCCACCGCCCGGTCGCAGCAACTCAAACGGGCCATCACCACGGTCCCCGGGGTGGTCTCTGTGGCCCAGACCGGGTTGTCCGAGACCGGCCGGACCATGTGGTCGGTGGTGATCGACGCAGCACCGGCGACCGATCAGGCCTTCACCATCGTTGCCGGACTGCGGGATTCCACTCAGCAGGTAGACCCCCGCGCCCTGGTGGGGGGACCCGATGCGCAAGCCCTCGACGTCCGCGACGCCGCGGTACGCGACCGCTCGCTGCTGATTCCACTGATCCTGCTGGTCGTCCTCACAGTGTTGTTCGTCCTGCTGCGGGCGGTATTGGCTCCGCCTGTCCTGGTGGCGGCCACCGTGCTCAGCGCGGTGGCGGCCCTGGGACTGGGCTGCTGGGCCAGCGTGCATGTATTCGGATTTCCCGCGCTGGACAACAGCACTCCGCTGTTGGCATTCCTGTTCCTGGTGGCACTGGGTGTGGACTACACCATCTTCCTGGTGACCCGCGCCCGCGAGGAGACCCCGGATCACGGCACCCGCGACGGCATGGTCCGTGCGGTATCGGCCACCGGAGGGGTGATCACCAGCGCCGGCATCGTGCTTGCCTCGGTCTTCTGCGTGCTCGGCGTCCTACCGCTGATCGTCCTGACCCAGCTGGGCATCATTGTGGGCCTGGGCATTCTGCTGGACACATTCGTGGTCCGCACCCTGGTGATTCCGGCATTGTTCGCGCTGATCGGCGACCGGATCTGGTGGCCCAGCATTCCCGGCGCGGCAGATGGCGCGCTCCCCGATCATCGTTCACCGGCTCATCCGGCACGCATGACCGAGGACCGCTGA
- a CDS encoding TetR/AcrR family transcriptional regulator translates to MRTRGWGGHVPASDEEAVARILHATRRTIDERGEQTSIADVARTLGVTRQTVYRYFPSTEELLAATAADGAGTFLDQLAEALAGMTDPGDAVAEGVALTLERLPHDPYVGLLLRTQQASAFAVTVTTETGRSFGHSLLDRLDVDWSGFDERSIDDIIEMVLRTLQSFILAPLPAPGDELRRLLRRWIAPAVSAARTATPDRVSASS, encoded by the coding sequence ATGCGCACCCGGGGCTGGGGCGGCCATGTTCCCGCCAGCGACGAGGAGGCGGTGGCGCGGATCCTGCACGCCACCCGCCGGACCATCGACGAACGCGGCGAGCAGACCAGCATCGCCGACGTCGCCCGCACCCTCGGCGTCACCCGCCAGACCGTCTACCGCTACTTCCCCAGCACCGAGGAACTGCTGGCCGCCACCGCAGCCGACGGTGCCGGTACCTTCCTGGACCAGCTCGCCGAGGCGCTGGCCGGCATGACCGATCCCGGCGACGCCGTCGCCGAGGGCGTGGCCCTGACCCTGGAGCGCCTCCCCCACGACCCGTATGTCGGCCTACTGCTGCGCACGCAACAGGCCAGCGCCTTCGCCGTAACCGTCACCACCGAGACCGGCCGCAGTTTCGGGCACTCGCTGTTGGACCGCCTCGACGTCGACTGGAGCGGGTTCGACGAGCGGAGCATCGACGACATCATCGAAATGGTGCTGCGCACCCTGCAATCGTTCATCCTGGCGCCATTGCCCGCGCCGGGTGACGAGCTGCGTCGCCTGCTGCGCCGATGGATCGCCCCGGCGGTGAGTGCCGCCCGTACCGCTACGCCGGATCGCGTGTCAGCGAGTAGCTGA
- a CDS encoding oxidoreductase produces MGTGDWSLEQGAPQAGRTAVVTGANTGVGLEVARGLAMLGATVVLACRNVDAATEARRDILGSAPGAQVDVVRLDVGDLASVWSCADELRAGYPVIDTLVNNAGVMHQTRQVTVDGFEGDFGTNFLGPFALTGLLLDQVLASPAGRIIAVSSKTHRSGVIAFDDLQSQQSFAATRAYTQSKLAQLMATYELQRRLELTGSSAMALAAHPGGSRTSILREQSGAVRWVFNSRFRFLTGWFTQGPAEGALPMLRAATDPAAVGGQFYGPGGRFEQIGPPVLVRAAGRACDADSQLRLWQRAEELTGVSYSLTRDPA; encoded by the coding sequence ATGGGCACCGGCGACTGGTCGTTGGAACAGGGCGCTCCGCAGGCCGGCCGCACCGCAGTGGTGACCGGGGCCAATACCGGCGTCGGGCTGGAGGTCGCACGGGGACTGGCGATGCTGGGAGCCACCGTCGTGCTGGCCTGCCGCAACGTCGACGCGGCCACCGAGGCCCGGCGCGACATTCTCGGTTCGGCGCCGGGAGCGCAGGTGGACGTGGTTCGTCTCGACGTCGGCGACCTGGCGTCGGTGTGGTCCTGTGCGGACGAGCTGCGGGCCGGCTACCCGGTGATCGACACCTTGGTCAACAACGCCGGTGTCATGCACCAGACCCGGCAGGTGACGGTCGACGGATTCGAGGGCGACTTCGGCACGAACTTTCTGGGTCCATTCGCCCTGACTGGGCTGCTCCTCGACCAGGTGCTCGCGTCCCCCGCCGGGCGAATCATTGCGGTGAGCAGCAAAACGCATCGCAGCGGTGTGATCGCGTTCGACGACCTGCAGTCGCAGCAGTCGTTTGCCGCGACCCGCGCCTACACGCAGTCCAAGCTGGCCCAATTGATGGCCACCTACGAACTGCAGCGGCGGCTGGAGCTCACGGGCAGCTCGGCCATGGCGTTGGCTGCACACCCCGGGGGCTCCCGCACGTCGATTCTGCGCGAGCAGTCCGGGGCGGTGCGCTGGGTATTCAACAGCAGGTTTCGCTTTCTGACCGGCTGGTTCACTCAGGGGCCCGCAGAGGGGGCGCTGCCGATGCTGCGGGCGGCGACCGATCCGGCGGCAGTCGGCGGGCAGTTCTACGGACCGGGAGGACGTTTCGAGCAGATCGGCCCGCCGGTATTGGTGCGCGCCGCCGGCCGTGCTTGTGACGCCGACAGCCAGTTGCGGCTCTGGCAGCGCGCCGAAGAACTCACCGGCGTCAGCTACTCGCTGACACGCGATCCGGCGTAG
- a CDS encoding SRPBCC family protein, producing the protein MHACEQVGLEFLERAPQRFSNSVDLAVTPEQVWEVLADAEAWPHWASVITKVTWTSPEPHGVGTTRVVDMRGGIVGDEEFLAWEPAQHMAFRFNASSTSALAVFVEDYRIVPTPQGCRLTWTLANRLTGPAAWFSPVSRPLMNLAFRRFLTNLRRYTDQRFATTSRG; encoded by the coding sequence ATGCACGCGTGTGAGCAGGTCGGCCTCGAATTCCTCGAGCGTGCGCCCCAGCGCTTCAGTAACAGCGTCGACCTCGCCGTGACACCCGAGCAGGTCTGGGAGGTACTGGCCGACGCCGAAGCCTGGCCGCACTGGGCCAGTGTCATTACCAAGGTGACGTGGACCAGTCCCGAACCGCACGGTGTCGGCACCACTCGCGTCGTCGACATGCGCGGCGGCATCGTGGGGGACGAGGAGTTCTTGGCCTGGGAACCGGCGCAGCACATGGCGTTTCGCTTCAACGCGAGCTCGACCTCGGCGCTCGCGGTGTTCGTCGAGGACTACCGGATCGTGCCCACGCCCCAGGGGTGCCGGCTCACCTGGACCCTGGCTAACCGGTTGACCGGCCCGGCAGCGTGGTTCTCGCCGGTCAGTCGCCCGCTGATGAACCTGGCGTTTCGTCGATTCCTGACCAACCTGCGCCGCTACACCGATCAGCGTTTCGCGACGACGAGTCGCGGGTAG
- a CDS encoding TetR/AcrR family transcriptional regulator, translated as MPGARSSKRFPPTLLLAAADTLRQLGPRRFSLTAVAETAGVSRGTVHNAFGTRDAALTATLDHLSAAFIETMAAEVNKLATLAEQVAAAAVLISAHRRGSTAEPRTIDQSALVLLLDHGGDDLVQRSVAQWIPLVRAAQRRGEIAETVDAGRAGEWIVRMLFSFELLPPMRVNLDNPRAVRRFVSDHIINGLTGGTCDSP; from the coding sequence GTGCCCGGTGCGAGGTCGTCGAAGCGGTTCCCCCCGACGCTGCTGTTGGCCGCCGCCGACACCCTGCGCCAACTGGGTCCCCGGCGATTCAGCCTGACCGCGGTCGCGGAAACGGCCGGCGTGTCGCGTGGGACCGTGCACAACGCCTTCGGGACGCGCGATGCCGCCCTCACCGCGACCCTCGACCATCTCTCGGCGGCATTCATCGAGACCATGGCCGCCGAGGTCAATAAGCTGGCGACCCTGGCCGAGCAGGTTGCGGCCGCAGCGGTCCTGATCTCAGCGCATCGCCGAGGGTCGACGGCCGAGCCACGCACTATCGATCAGAGCGCGCTGGTTCTGCTCCTCGACCACGGCGGCGATGACCTGGTGCAGCGCTCCGTGGCACAGTGGATTCCCCTGGTCCGCGCCGCGCAACGTCGCGGCGAGATCGCCGAGACCGTCGATGCGGGTCGCGCCGGTGAATGGATCGTGCGCATGCTGTTCAGCTTCGAGCTGCTGCCACCGATGCGGGTGAATCTCGACAATCCCCGCGCCGTGCGCCGATTCGTCAGCGACCACATCATCAACGGACTGACCGGAGGCACCTGTGACTCGCCCTGA
- a CDS encoding epoxide hydrolase family protein has translation MTRPESFPLRVPEAELEDLRRRLANTRWPAEIGGAAWSYGTDQGFLRSVVDHWLNHYDWRRVESEVNTFGSFITEAAEQRVHFLHLRSSEADAIPLLVTHGWPGSIVEFLDAAPLLRQRYHVVVMSMPGYGFSGPTRAIGVDVAAVAAAGDDLMGQLGYHRYVAQGGDWGALVTRHLGEHYAGRVAAIHTNMCFAPPDRDKPELAAAVTPAEQAAIIDSVQRTADGTAYLNQQATRPHSLGFGLDDSPVGLAGWILEKFHAWCDIRDGMPISTDRLIDNLMFYWLTVTATSSARLYCESARAGNGALSTWRGRVAVPTGYAVYPYELLQTPRAWAANRYNLVHYSVQDRGGHFAAFEQPTLFAADLATFADVLEQQRVF, from the coding sequence GTGACTCGCCCTGAATCCTTCCCACTGCGCGTTCCGGAGGCTGAGCTTGAAGACCTCCGGCGGCGGCTCGCCAACACCCGTTGGCCGGCAGAGATCGGTGGCGCGGCATGGAGTTACGGCACCGATCAGGGATTCCTGCGGTCGGTGGTGGACCACTGGCTGAACCACTACGACTGGCGCCGGGTCGAGTCCGAGGTGAATACGTTCGGGTCTTTCATCACCGAGGCCGCTGAACAGCGGGTCCACTTCCTGCACCTGCGGTCATCGGAAGCCGACGCCATCCCGCTGCTGGTCACCCACGGCTGGCCCGGTTCCATCGTGGAGTTCCTCGACGCAGCACCGCTGCTGCGTCAGCGATACCACGTCGTGGTCATGTCGATGCCCGGGTACGGGTTCTCCGGACCCACCCGTGCGATCGGAGTCGACGTCGCCGCCGTGGCTGCCGCCGGGGACGACCTGATGGGACAGCTGGGCTATCACCGCTACGTCGCCCAGGGCGGCGACTGGGGCGCGCTGGTCACCCGCCACCTCGGGGAGCACTACGCGGGCCGCGTCGCGGCCATTCACACCAACATGTGTTTCGCCCCACCGGATCGGGACAAACCCGAGCTGGCGGCCGCGGTGACACCGGCCGAGCAGGCGGCCATCATCGACTCGGTGCAGCGCACCGCCGATGGCACCGCGTATCTGAATCAGCAAGCGACGCGCCCGCATTCACTCGGTTTCGGCCTTGACGACTCGCCGGTGGGTCTGGCGGGCTGGATCCTGGAGAAATTTCACGCCTGGTGCGACATCCGAGATGGCATGCCGATCAGCACCGACCGGCTGATCGACAACCTGATGTTCTACTGGCTGACCGTGACCGCCACCTCGTCGGCCCGGCTGTACTGCGAATCCGCCCGCGCGGGTAACGGGGCGCTCAGCACGTGGCGGGGACGGGTCGCTGTGCCCACCGGCTACGCGGTGTATCCGTATGAACTGCTGCAGACTCCGCGGGCGTGGGCCGCCAACCGCTACAACCTCGTTCACTACAGCGTGCAGGACCGCGGCGGTCATTTCGCCGCCTTCGAGCAGCCCACGCTCTTTGCCGCCGACCTGGCGACCTTCGCCGACGTGCTGGAGCAGCAGAGGGTGTTCTAA
- a CDS encoding MMPL/RND family transporter, with protein sequence MSEQSAKRPLVARLVRLLAIPIIVFWGLLAMTTNTFVPQVEKVAEELAGPMVPTYAPSQAAMLAIGDKFEESTSTSMTMLVLEADRPLGPKDHAYYDELVRTLRADTDHVQYVMDTWGKPITAAGAQSLDGKASYVLLRLAGDIGQMQANESVAAVRHTVATSDPPAGLKVYVSGAAPLAADTVATANSSLNNITIATIFLIIFMLLLVYRSLVTMLVPLFGVLILMLAAKGVIAALGHFGYIQLSSFAVNMVVSLTLGAGTDYGIFLMGRYHEARRNGESREDAYYTAYRGVSHVILGSGLTIAGAAFCLSFARLNYFNTMGPAVAISMVLTVMGALTLGPAILSVGSLFGLFDPKRTAKARLYRRIATSVVRWPKPILTASAALVAAGAVFVPTYQVSFDDRTYQPRNSAANQGFAAADRHFARSKLFSEMLMVESDHDMRNSADFISLDRVAKALIRLPGVAMVQSITRPMGRALEHASLPYLFTVQGSANGQQLPFTREQNANTDKQAQIMGHTVEVLQTTIALTQKLADEMHSTVLTMEEMQALTEQMDEQLSNLDDFMRPLRSYFYWEPHCYDIPVCWAFRSLWDMMDSVDKLAANIKDAVTSLEVVDSLLPQMVAQLNIMADDQISLRSLIVNTYGPSSIAAANTDQTFDDMINVGNDFDTSRSDDFFYIPRPAFDNEDIKTGMQLMMSPDGKAARFIVTHEGNAMGPEGIEHVERFPDAIQIALKETSLAGAKIYIGGSGSNNKDIQQYSRSDLLIAAIAAFVLIFLIMLVITRSLVAALVIPGTVAFSYAGAFGLSVLIWQHLIGLHLHWLILPLTFIILVAVGSDYNLLLIARLKEELPAGLNTGLIRALGSTGGVVTSAGLVFAFTMLAMLASDLRTIGQVGSTVCIGLLLDTLIVRSFIVPSLVRIYGPWFWWPTFVRQRPLRQRASAAPATRT encoded by the coding sequence ATGAGCGAGCAGTCAGCCAAGCGGCCCCTGGTCGCGCGCCTGGTCCGCCTCCTGGCCATACCGATCATCGTCTTTTGGGGCCTACTGGCCATGACGACCAATACCTTTGTGCCGCAAGTGGAAAAGGTCGCCGAAGAACTTGCCGGCCCGATGGTGCCCACCTATGCGCCGTCGCAGGCCGCGATGCTGGCCATCGGTGACAAGTTCGAGGAGTCGACCTCGACCAGCATGACGATGCTGGTACTCGAGGCCGACCGTCCGCTGGGTCCCAAGGACCACGCCTACTACGACGAGTTGGTGCGCACCCTGCGTGCCGACACCGATCATGTTCAGTACGTGATGGACACCTGGGGCAAGCCGATCACCGCGGCCGGAGCTCAAAGCCTCGACGGCAAGGCCTCCTACGTACTGTTGCGCCTGGCCGGCGACATCGGGCAGATGCAGGCCAACGAGTCCGTTGCCGCCGTGCGCCACACAGTCGCGACCTCCGACCCGCCGGCGGGACTCAAGGTCTATGTCAGCGGCGCCGCGCCCCTGGCCGCGGACACGGTGGCGACGGCGAACTCAAGCCTGAACAACATCACCATCGCCACGATTTTCCTCATCATCTTCATGTTGCTGCTGGTCTATCGCTCGTTAGTCACCATGCTGGTGCCGCTGTTCGGCGTCTTGATCCTGATGTTGGCCGCCAAGGGGGTCATCGCGGCACTGGGGCACTTCGGCTACATCCAGCTGTCGTCCTTCGCGGTCAACATGGTGGTCTCGCTGACCCTGGGTGCGGGGACGGACTACGGGATCTTCTTGATGGGCCGCTACCACGAGGCACGGCGCAACGGTGAGAGTCGAGAAGACGCCTACTACACGGCCTATCGGGGTGTGTCGCACGTGATCCTCGGCTCCGGTCTCACCATCGCCGGTGCCGCCTTCTGCCTGAGCTTCGCCCGGCTGAACTACTTCAACACCATGGGACCGGCGGTAGCCATCAGCATGGTGCTGACGGTCATGGGCGCATTGACCCTGGGTCCGGCAATTTTGAGCGTGGGCAGCCTGTTCGGGCTCTTCGATCCGAAACGAACCGCCAAGGCACGGCTGTACCGGCGGATCGCCACCAGCGTCGTGCGGTGGCCCAAGCCGATCCTGACCGCCAGCGCCGCGCTGGTGGCCGCCGGCGCGGTATTCGTGCCGACCTACCAGGTCAGCTTCGACGACCGGACCTACCAACCGCGCAACTCCGCGGCCAATCAGGGCTTCGCCGCCGCCGACCGCCACTTCGCCAGGAGCAAGCTGTTCTCCGAGATGCTGATGGTCGAGTCCGATCACGACATGCGCAACTCGGCCGACTTCATCTCCCTGGACCGAGTCGCCAAGGCCCTGATCCGGCTGCCCGGAGTCGCCATGGTGCAGAGCATCACTCGGCCGATGGGGCGGGCGTTGGAGCACGCCTCGCTGCCGTACCTGTTCACCGTGCAGGGCAGCGCCAACGGTCAGCAGCTGCCGTTCACCCGGGAGCAGAATGCCAACACCGACAAGCAGGCGCAGATCATGGGGCACACCGTCGAGGTGCTGCAGACCACCATCGCGCTGACGCAGAAGTTGGCCGACGAAATGCATTCCACGGTGCTCACCATGGAGGAGATGCAGGCACTCACCGAACAGATGGACGAGCAACTGTCCAACCTGGATGACTTCATGAGGCCGCTCCGCAGCTACTTCTATTGGGAGCCACACTGTTATGACATCCCGGTCTGCTGGGCGTTTCGATCGCTGTGGGACATGATGGACAGCGTCGACAAGCTGGCGGCCAACATCAAGGATGCGGTGACCTCACTGGAAGTCGTCGACTCTCTACTGCCCCAGATGGTGGCCCAGCTCAACATCATGGCCGATGACCAGATCTCCCTCCGGTCGCTGATCGTGAACACCTATGGCCCCAGCAGTATTGCGGCCGCGAACACCGACCAGACCTTCGACGACATGATCAATGTCGGCAACGACTTCGACACGTCCCGCAGCGACGACTTCTTCTACATTCCGCGCCCCGCCTTCGACAACGAAGACATCAAGACCGGCATGCAGCTGATGATGTCCCCAGACGGTAAGGCCGCCCGGTTCATCGTCACCCACGAGGGCAACGCGATGGGCCCCGAGGGCATCGAGCACGTCGAGAGGTTTCCCGATGCCATCCAGATCGCGCTGAAGGAGACCTCACTGGCCGGCGCGAAGATCTACATCGGCGGTTCGGGGTCGAACAACAAAGACATCCAGCAGTATTCGCGGTCAGACCTGCTGATCGCCGCGATCGCCGCCTTCGTGCTGATCTTCCTGATCATGCTGGTCATCACGAGAAGTCTGGTGGCGGCGTTGGTGATTCCCGGAACCGTCGCGTTCTCCTATGCGGGCGCCTTCGGGCTTTCCGTTCTGATCTGGCAGCATCTGATCGGCTTGCACCTGCACTGGTTGATCCTGCCGCTGACGTTCATCATCTTGGTGGCCGTGGGATCGGACTACAACCTGCTGCTGATAGCCCGGCTCAAAGAGGAACTCCCGGCCGGGCTGAACACCGGTCTGATCCGGGCCCTGGGCTCTACCGGTGGGGTGGTGACCTCGGCGGGTCTGGTGTTCGCGTTCACCATGCTGGCCATGCTCGCCAGCGATCTGCGCACCATCGGACAGGTCGGTTCCACCGTCTGTATCGGTCTGCTGCTCGACACCTTGATCGTGCGGTCGTTCATCGTGCCGTCACTGGTGCGGATCTACGGGCCGTGGTTCTGGTGGCCGACGTTCGTGCGGCAACGCCCGCTGCGTCAGCGGGCGAGTGCCGCGCCGGCCACTCGTACTTAG